The following proteins are encoded in a genomic region of Oncorhynchus keta strain PuntledgeMale-10-30-2019 chromosome 8, Oket_V2, whole genome shotgun sequence:
- the LOC127931295 gene encoding uncharacterized protein LOC127931295 — MLTYKALNGLGLTYMSGLLPPQFPAPLHSCTPTILHPYTPAPLISCTPTLPSPNFLHPNSPAPLHSCTPTFRLSCTPTLLHPYTPAPLPSCTPTLLHPYRPHTPTLLHPYSPAPLHSCSPTLLNPDSPAPLPSCTPTLLHPYTPAPLPSYIPTLLHPHSPLTLTLLHPYLPAPLLSCTPTLLHPYTPAPLLSCTLTLLHPYLPAHLLSSTPTLLHPYLPAPLLSCTPTLLHPYTPAPLLSCTPTLLYPYLPAPLLSCTPTFLHPYSPAPLHSCTPTSLHPYSPLTLTLLHPYLPAPLLFCTPTLLHPYTPAPLPSCTPTLLNPDSPAPLPSCTPTLLHPYSPAPLLSCTLTLLHPYSPAPLHSCTLTFLHHYFPTPLLSCIPTFLHPYSPAPLHSCTPTILHPYTPVLH, encoded by the coding sequence ATGCTCACCTACAAAGCACTCAATGGACTGGGGCTCACATACATGTCTGGCCTCCTGCCCCCCCAATTTCCTGCACCCCTACACTCCTGCACCCCTACTATCCTGCACCCCTACACTCCTGCACCCCTAATCTCCTGCACCCCTACACTCCCGTCCCCCAATTTCCTGCACCCCAACTCTCCTGCACCCTTACACTCCTGCACCCCTACCTTCCGACTCTCGTGCACCCCTACTCTCCTGCACCCTTACACTCCTGCACCCCTACCTTCCTGCACCCCTACCCTCCTGCACCCCTACCGACCCCACACCCCTACTCTCCTGCACCCCTACTCTCCTGCACCCTTACACTCCTGCAGCCCTACACTCCTGAACCCCGACTCTCCTGCACCCCTACCTTCCTGCACCCCTACTCTCCTGCACCCTTACACTCCTGCACCCCTACCTTCCTACATCCCTACTCTCCTGCACCCCCACTCTCCTTTAACCCTTACACTCCTGCACCCCTACCTTCCTGCACCCCTACTCTCCTGCACTCCTACTCTCCTGCACCCTTACACTCCTGCACCCCTACTCTCCTGCACCCTTACACTCCTGCACCCCTACCTTCCTGCACACCTACTCTCCAGCACCCCTACACTCCTGCACCCCTACCTTCCCGCACCCCTTCTCTCCTGCACCCCGACTCTCCTGCACCCTTACACTCCTGCACCCCTACTATCCTGCACCCCTACACTCCTGTACCCCTACCTTCCTGCACCCCTACTCTCCTGCACCCCTACCTTCCTACACCCCTACTCTCCTGCACCCTTACACTCCTGCACCCCTACCTCCCTACACCCCTACTCTCCTTTAACCCTTACACTCCTGCACCCCTACCTTCCTGCACCCCTACTCTTCTGCACCCCTACTCTCCTGCACCCTTACACTCCTGCACCCCTACCTTCCTGCACCCCTACACTCCTGAACCCTGACTCTCCTGCACCCCTACCTTCCTGCACCCCTACTCTCCTGCACCCCTACTCTCCTGCACCCCTACTCTCCTGCACCCTTACACTCCTGCACCCCTACTCTCCTGCACCCTTACACTCCTGCACCCTTACCTTCCTGCACCACTACTTTCCTACACCCCTACTCTCCTGCATCCCTACCTTCCTACACCCCTACTCTCCTGCACCCTTACACTCCTGCACCCCTACTATCCTGCACCCCTACactcctgtcctgcactga